The DNA sequence TCTTGGATATTCATCAGAATCATATACGTAAAATTCTGATTCAGAATATTTTGTTATTACTTTCAATTCCCCATCTTTTTCATTTATCTGTACAGTTTCATCTGAAATTTCTTTTAAATATTCCACTAATAATTTATGAGAAAATGCGACTGTCCCTTCTTCAATAACTTCCCCTTCTATTGTTGAAGTAATTGTCATCTCAAGATCTGTTCCTTTTAATGTTATTATATTTCCTTTTGCTTCCATAAAAAGTCCAGAGATTATCGGTCTTATTTTATTTTCTGATATTGCTCTTTCTACTATTTGAATTACTCCTAAAAATTTTACTCTATTTACTTTTATATTTAACATATTCTCTCCTATCCTCCTAGTCAAAACTTTTCAACCCTTCTGCTTCTGTGTTAAAAATTTCAAAAAATTTATTTAATCTTGTTAATTCGAATATTTTTCTTATACTCTCTGTTAAATTTGTTATTTTTAAATTTCCTTTTTCTTTTCTGCTCTTCTTTAACATTGCTACTAAAACCCCAAGACCTGAACTGTCCATATAAGATACTTTTTCTAAATTTATTAAAAGTCTATTTTTATTATCTTCTAATAATTTATTAAGCTCTTTTTTCAAAGATATCGAAGTATATACATCAACTTCACCATCTATCTTTACAATAGTAACTTTCT is a window from the Haliovirga abyssi genome containing:
- a CDS encoding STAS domain-containing protein, which encodes MKVSYSEDKKKKVTIVKIDGEVDVYTSISLKKELNKLLEDNKNRLLINLEKVSYMDSSGLGVLVAMLKKSRKEKGNLKITNLTESIRKIFELTRLNKFFEIFNTEAEGLKSFD